A portion of the Zootoca vivipara chromosome 6, rZooViv1.1, whole genome shotgun sequence genome contains these proteins:
- the SPEN gene encoding msx2-interacting protein isoform X5 — protein sequence MVRETRHLWVGNLPENVREEKIIEHFKRYGRVESVKILPKRGSEGGVAAFVDFVDIKSAQKAHNSVNKMGDRDLRTDYNEPGTIPSAARGLDDTVSIASRSREVSGFRGGGGGPTYGPPPSLHAREGRYERRLDGASDNRERAYEHSAYGHHERGTGGFDRTRHYDQDYYRDARERTLQHGLYYSSRSRSPSRFDAHDPRYEPRAREQFTLPSVVHRDIYRDDLTREVRGRRPERNYQHSRSRSPHSSQSRTQSPQRLASQASRPTRSPSGSGSRSRSSSSDSISSSSSTSSDSSDSSSSSSDESPARSVQSTAVPAPTSQLLPSLEKDEPRKSFGIKVQNLPVRSTDTSLKDGLFHEFKKYGKVTSVQIHGASEERYGLVFFRQQEDQEKALNASKGKLFFGMQIEVTAWIGPETESENEFRPLDERIDEFHPKATRTLFIGNLEKTTTYHDLRNIFQRFGGIVDIDIKKVNGVPQYAFLQYCDITSVCKAIKKMDGEYLGNNRLKVDFANRESQLSFYQSMENTGQDIRDFYEMLAERRDERRGSYEYAADRTYYEAVRTPGTYPEDPRREYPARSREFYADWDPYQAEYYDPRYYDDPREYRDYRGDPYEQDIREYSYRQRERERFESDRDRDHERRPIERSQSPAHSRRPQSPGASPSQSERLQSDSERRIYSRSSERSGSCSSLSPPRYDKLDKARLERYTKNEKPEKERAFEQERTDKDKRLVRKEKPEKLEKDKADKQKRRAKNHSPSSQSSETDPETEREPTPEKVKGSSKASRERADKEGAAKNRLELMPCVVLTRVKEKEGKVIEQPALEKLRGKQENDMLKSPLLEQKMQISQADQTKSEQLKLEPARVKVPKEKVLASHIEVVEKDAKLKPKKHLKAELPSEVTNPVDLEKLEARKRRFADANLKPDKQKTDFKRSSQEEEDGRVVLKKQIELTSSESERKPLRKETLKRESKKSKQERLASVTSPKEAQEPASISLGIGLRPSLELQARLGELLEEPGEAPEIPARKVNSIKLQHKHIQLLDDQGTEREDKWKNYCSLPEEVPDHKLAQEKPPSSDIEEKIPIDIDHTQSYRKQMELSRRLKQQMEMEIAKHEKFGSPKKDLDEYERRSLVHEVGKPPQDVTDDSPPSKRKKSSDAFDFEISTKRERNYRSSRQVSEDSERAACSPSLRPFPFHEDEEMLESPRLVPVKETKESPKMDEKGPPYSNVAVREDSLKFNPYDSSRREQMVEMAKIKLSSVSCEEELNRWESQVKQEPGRVDITFPSSIVKRDGIRKRSIRDLEPGEVPSDSDDDGDNKAHSPKNPSLLESSRLSFLLRDREEKLRDREERLPTSLERNKFYSFALDKTITPDTKALLERAKSLSSSREENWSFLDWDSRFANFRNNKDKEKVDSAPRPIPSWYMKKKKIRTDSEGKLDDKKEDHKEDEQERQELFASRFLHSSIFEQDSKRLQHLERKDEDLDFLSGRLYGRQASLDGNIGMSEFVPEPVVLFHSRFVELTRMQQKEKEKDQKPKEAEKQEEKESQPKSPEAAAPEDKVAEHKHLLSVGPFPVALVLQEPGPAMPEKVTNEKLSVIAPSLREEKPLPELGPVAEEPKPLPELLAAVKTEPPEHMEAPPGIDINKDPALSAATPPEEDLVPLVHPSYLDTKPPTPGSSFSQADIGTDPEPEIIPPPPPPPPPPLKPAARSEELPELKEESVSPPLNSEAGAGQKAEPAVEVLPPVSDTEMEAEPLVVIKDKKPYKNKRSKNPVQTSVANVAEKPVTRKSERIDREKLKRSGSPRGEALKVETEKVPRNAAKSPSAAPEPENPEPSLPVSRTRRRNVRSVYATTGDHEGPSPMKDTLEVTRPTRKRVEREPPDSTLTPTPPRRGRPPKSRRKPEEEVSPVKAEPAHLEVEEAESKEMVEVPKPVEGWRSPRSQKLAHGHSPAASSPQAKKGGKNESKAENLVVPEESPDLPGQGSNGSENGNKPKVEKEPLLSDQKRDRKEVELEKNVPEACTIEIVERKPVSERTPKSKRGRSRNVKAVDKASLMKSLKSVEIRLNVDEVKGALRPSEEDMEPVPASSPKNKSPRKEDKLSPHFIKTEAEDPFQEAEKDLACESTQSPEADRLAKQIELEQAVENIAKLTESQTIAAYKEQAAEVSDVRPEEDGDKPAHQASETELAAAIGSIIYDISGEAESFPAPPTYPTESESEMPAEPLVLPPAREEMEPETDQAVSNILESEATSAEQPAPPGPGTAPEADSVKEAEVSVSESSNSAQEAEPLQEADMARKERGRQKTSRPRRKRSTSKKGDAAAEPRAVEPERIQSKSPVANEVKGKSEGASKEESQEKSSPLASQPGPPDAGKAASLEGASPEPPVAESTPMPKAVDLLSPPVPVEEVSQSGFKLQPGADSAPVTPPPGTPNTPLPAAAAPPSAAAKPVPAGSAPLHSSTAKVTEWIVKHEEARARSTPPPALPPDTKASDIDTNSSTLRKILMEPKYVAATSVASTTHVTAAIAEPVSSPRLVEEDPPPPPAEVVRPGSEDKPAVPAMNALEPPVAEAPVFTEKEKVITVIAPKATSVISRMPHSIDLEETPRIALVKQAPQTCLVNALSPKYKQRPSTNDNSRFHPGSMSVIEDRPVETGSSPGLRVNTSEGIVLLSYSQQKTEGQQRITAKISQIPPASAVDIEFQQSVSKSQIKQEPLGPSQPIPKGSQAPTGYGSVSAPSSLVLGAQQYSPSPVLSSIKQERGSLEKSEPLHLSVQAPTSQSGPVKVLSQSANTPSILVHNQMVLPPSIASSTNKKLPDPGALKVETKTLQPSSLSPGVGPHHPSLSSKIHPEANHVSAGPSTPAERVVSHLGVTKQEPLSPRTSGHSPSPFPRACHPGGPSSPALSGNNSMLGIQGSPCPGIPVPQYISSMHPEQSVIMPPHSVTQTVSLGHLSQGEVRMNTPPLPGMPYSIRPEALHSPRAALQPQRSSTPQPAPIREIVMPPLSSQHSSEEEMHYHHTVCRGSAPVQSDVLVMQPDYRLHPSGIRIDQYNVPRDVRMMMHPHMAAVGGDHHPETRQSRTPEGRSVKTPPATKTLPSGKEAPKASEVKMAHSPHSESRLLSGQLPGLPLTQPVVVPHGVQIMHPAGTSFHDYRTVYGDMRSYHPAAQLGHPQFSGASPIGLPSRSMTPSQGLPEGEHTHPNQPAHSKTPQLSQEPKGAQAAGPDPTHHPVAVNRHIQQIDPHLHLQRSQADAGQTSYPSPVAISVKQELPSPHQAPVQKPALFIPTTSGPGAPPGLPLSRPEPQSVLKQDLAPHPVSQRPVDMVQLLTKYPIVWQGLLALKNDTAAVQLHFVSGNNVLAHRSLPAPEGGPPLRIAQRMRLEASQLEGVARRMMVESDYCLLLALPCGRDQEDVVNQTESLKAAFISYLQAKQAAGIINVPNPGSNQPAYVLQIFPPCEFSESHLSRLAPDLLASISNISPHLMIVIASV from the exons TAGTGACTCCAGCAGCAGCTCAAGTGACGAGTCTCCGGCCCGTTCAGTTCAATCCACGGCAGTTCCAGCACCCACCTCCCAGTTGCTTCCATCTCTGGAAAAAGATGAGCCCCGCAAAAGTTTTGGGATTAAGGTTCAGAATCTTCCAGTGCGCTCCACAG ACACCAGCCTTAAAGATGGTTTATTCCACGAGTTCAAGAAGTACGGGAAGGTGACATCTGTGCAGATTCACGGAGCCTCTGAAGAGCGATATGGACTGGTGTTCTTCCGGCAACAGGAGGATCAGGAGAAAGCGCTCAATGCTTCCAAAGGGAAACTCTTCTTTGGCATGCAGATTGAAGTGACTGCTTGGATAGGGCCAG AAACAGAGAGCGAGAATGAATTTCGGCCTTTAGATGAAAGAATAGATGAATTCCACCCCAAGGCAACGAGAACTCTGTTCATCGGCAATCTAGAAAAAACCACCACTTATCATGACCTTCGCAACATTTTCCAGCGTTTTGGAGGGATAGTG GATATTGACATCAAGAAAGTGAACGGGGTTCCCCAGTATGCATTCCTGCAGTACTGTGATATTACAAGTGTGTGTAAAGCGATCAAGAAGATGGATGGGGAATATCTCGGAAATAATCGGCTCAAG GTGGATTTTGCAAACCGTGAAAGCCAGTTGTCATTCTATCAATCTATGGAGAATACGGGCCAAGATATCAGAGACTTCTATGAAATGCTGGCAGAAAGAAG GGATGAAAGGAGAGGATCTTATGAATATGCTGCTGACCGTACCTACTATGAGGCTGTTCGCACCCCAGGAACGTATCCTGAAGATCCTCGGAGAGAATATCCAGCCCGTAGCAGGGAGTTTTATGCTGACTGGGATCCTTACCAAGCAGAGTATTACGACCCACGGTATTACGACGACCCACGGGAATACAGAGATTACAGGGGTGACCCTTATGAGCAAGACATAAGAGAGTATAGTTACAGGCAACGGGAGCGGGAGCGATTTGAATCAGACCGGGACCGGGACCATGAAAGGAGGCCTATTGAAAGGAGCCAAAGCCCAGCTCATTCCCGACGGCCCCAAAGCCCTGGAGCATCTCCGTCCCAATCAGAGAGGCTGCAGAGTGATTCTGAGCGGAGGATCTACAGCCGGTCCTCGGAGCGGAGCGGCAGCTGcagctccctctccccaccccgctaTGACAAGCTGGACAAAGCCCGCCTCGAGCGCTACACAAAAAACGAGAAGCCCGAAAAAGAGCGGGCCTTTGAGCAAGAGAGAACGGACAAAGACAAGCGCCTGGTAAGGAAGGAGAAACCAGAAAAACTTGAAAAGGATAAAGCAGACAAACAGAAACGGAGGGCCAAAAATCATTCTCCCAGCTCTCAGTCATCGGAAACAGACCCAGAAACCGAACGAGAGCCCACCCCTGAGaaggtcaaaggcagcagcaaaGCGAGTCGGGAGAGAGCAGATAAAGAAGGAGCTGCAAAGAACCGTCTGGAGCTGATGCCATGTGTCGTGCTAACACGAGtcaaggaaaaggaagggaaagtaaTCGAACAGCCTGCTTTGGAAAAGCTGCGTGGGAAGCAAGAAAACGACATGCTCAAGTCTCCTTTGCTTgaacaaaaaatgcaaatttcTCAGGCAGACCAAACCAAGTCAGAGCAGCTGAAACTTGAACCTGCCCGAGTGAAAGTGCCAAAAGAGAAGGTGCTTGCCAGTCACATCGAAGTGGTTGAAAAGGATGCAAAACTGAAGCCTAAGAAGCACCTGAAGGCAGAGCTGCCTAGTGAAGTGACTAACCCAGTAGATCTAGAAAAGCTGGAAGCTCGCAAAAGACGCTTTGCGGATGCAAACCTCAAGCCAGATAAGCAAAAAACGGACTTTAAAAGGAgtagtcaggaggaggaggatgggcgTGTGGTTTTGAAAAAGCAGATTGAGTTAACAAGTAGTGAATCTGAGAGAAAGCCCTTGAGGAAAGAGACTCTTAAAAGGGAATCCAAGAAAAGCAAGCAGGAAAGGCTTGCCTCAGTGACcagccccaaagaagctcaagagCCAGCCAGTATTTCTCTGGGGATTGGTTTACGGCCCAGTTTAGAGCTGCAGGCTAGGCTGGGGGAGCTACTTGAGGAACCCGGGGAAGCCCCTGAGATCCCTGCAAGGAAGGTGAATTCCATCAAATTGCAGCACAAGCATATACAGCTGTTAGATGACCAAGGAACTGAGCGAGAGGACAAATGGAAAAACTACTGCAGTCTTCCCGAAGAAGTGCCCGACCACAAGCTAGCTCAAGAGAAGCCTCCGTCATCCGACATTGAGGAAAAGATTCCCATAGACATTGATCACACGCAGAGTTATCGGAAGCAAATGGAGCTGAGTCGCAGGTTGAAGCagcaaatggaaatggaaattgcaAAGCACGAGAAGTTTGGCAGCCCAAAGAAAGACCTTGATGAGTACGAGAGGCGTAGCCTGGTGCATGAAGTGGGGAAACCCCCGCAGGATGTGACAGACGACTCCCCTCCCAGCAAGCGGAAGAAATCCTCTGACGCTTTCGACTTTGAAATtagcacaaagagagagagaaactacagGAGCTCTCGGCAGGTGAGCGAGGACTCCGAAAGGGCGGCCTGTTCCCCTAGCCTCAGGCCCTTCCCTTTCCATGAGGATGAGGAGATGCTGGAGTCCCCGAGGCTGGTGCCTGTGAAAGAAACCAAAGAGTCACCTAAAATGGATGAAAAGGGTCCTCCATATTCTAATGTGGCTGTGAGGGAGGATTCTTTGAAATTTAATCCCTACGACTCCAGTCGAAGAGAGCAGATGGTAGAAATGGCTAAAATAAAATTATCTTCTGTGAGTTGTGAGGAAGAACTGAACAGATGGGAATCCCAAGTGAAACAAGAGCCTGGGAGGGTGGACATCACCTTCCCAAGCAGCATTGTCAAGAGAGATGGCATAAGGAAGCGGTCAATACGGGACCTGGAGCCAGGAGAGGTGCCTTCAGACTCTGACGATGATGGCGATAATAAAGCCCATTCTCCAAAAAACCCTTCGTTGCTGGAGAGCTCCAGGTTGTCTTTTTTATTACGGGACAGGGAAGAGAAACTTCGTGATcgggaggagaggctgccaacCTCTTTGGAAAGGAACAAGTTTTATTCCTTTGCATTGGACAAGACAATCACTCCCGACACAAAGGCCTTGCTTGAGAGAGCCAAATCTCTCTCATCCTCCAGAGAAGAGAATTGGTCTTTCCTTGACTGGGACTCGAGGTTTGCTAATTTTAGGAACAATAAGGACAAAGAGAAAGTGGATTCTGCTCCAAGGCCTATCCCCTCGTGGTatatgaaaaagaagaaaatccgAACCGATTCTGAAGGGAAGCTGGATGATAAGAAGGAAGACCACAAGGAGGATGAGCAAGAGAGGCAGGAGCTCTTTGCTTCACGCTTCCTGCACAGCTCCATCTTTGAGCAGGACTCGAAGCGCCTGCAGCACTTGGAAAGGAAAGACGAAGACCTTGACTTCCTCTCTGGTAGATTGTATGGCCGGCAGGCATCCCTGGATGGGAACATTGGCATGTCAGAGTTTGTGCCAGAGCCAGTGGTTCTCTTCCACAGCAGGTTTGTGGAGCTCACACGAatgcaacaaaaagaaaaggagaaagaccAGAAGCCCAAAGAAGCagaaaagcaggaggagaaggagagtcaGCCCAAAAGCCCAGAAGCAGCAGCGCCTGAGGACAAAGTGGCAGAACATAAGCACCTGCTTTCAGTTGGGCCATTTCCAGTTGCTCTTGTACTCCAAGAACCAGGGCCAGCCATGCCGGAAAAGGTCACAAACGAGAAGTTGTCAGTCATTGCGCCCTCTTTGAGAGAAGAGAAGCCTCTACCTGAACTTGGCCCTGTGGCTGAAGAACCAAAGCCTCTTCCAGAACTCCTTGCTGCTGTCAAAACTGAACCACCTGAGCATATGGAAGCACCGCCAGGAATAGACATCAACAAGGACCCTGCTCTTTCTGCAGCAACTCCTCCTGAGGAAGACTTGGTACCCCTAGTGCACCCTTCCTATTTGGACACAAAGCCACCCACACCTGGATCTTCTTTCTCTCAAGCGGACATCGGCACAGATCCAGAACCTGAAataatcccaccaccaccaccaccaccacctccaccactCAAACCAGCAGCAAGGTCCGAGGAACTGCCTGAGCTGAAAGAAGAAAGTGTTTCACCACCTCTGAACTCTGAGGCTGGTGCAGGGCAGAAAGCAGAGCCAGCTGTGGAGGTCCTGCCTCCAGTCTCCGACACAGAGATGGAAGCCGAACCCCTTGTTGTCATCAAAGACAAGAAACCATACAAGAATAAACGTTCCAAAAACCCTGTCCAGACTTCGGTTGCAAACGTTGCGGAGAAGCCTGTCACAAGGAAGAGTGAAAGGATTGACCGCGAGAAACTTAAAAGGTCGGGCTCTCCCCGCGGGGAAGCACTGAAGGTGGAAACAGAGAAGGTTCCGAGAAACGCTGCTAAATCTCCAAGTGCTGCACCAGAGCCGGAAAACCCAGAGCCTAGCTTGCCAGTGAGCAGGACGAGGCGCAGGAATGTGCGGTCAGTTTATGCCACCACAGGGGATCATGAAGGCCCATCGCCCATGAAGGATACTCTGGAGGTCACCAGGCCTACCAGGAAAAGGGTTGAAAGGGAGCCACCAGACTCTACCTTAACTCCAACCCCTCCAAGGAGAGGCAGGCCTCCCAAATCCCGTCGCAAGCCTGAGGAGGAAGTCTCTCCCGTGAAGGCTGAACCAGCCCACCTAGAGGTAGAAGAAGCAGAATCAAAAGAGATGGTGGAAGTCCCGAAACCCGTGGAGGGGTGGAGGTCGCCCCGATCCCAAAAGCTGGCACACGGCCACTCTCCAGCAGCCAGCTCTCCTCAAGCTAAGAAAGGGGGTAAGAACGAGTCGAAGGCTGAGAATTTGGTGGTGCCAGAAGAGTCCCCTGACCTCCCTGGCCAAGGCTCGAATGGAAGTGAAAACGGTAACAAGCCCAAAGTGGAGAAAGAGCCTCTTCTGAGTGACCAGAAGCGAGATAGGAAAGAAGTCGAGCTGGAGAAAAATGTCCCTGAAGCCTGCACCATTGAGATTGTGGAAAGAAAGCCTGTCTCTGAGAGAACTCCAAAGTCCAAACGTGGAAGATCCAGGAACGTCAAGGCTGTCGATAAAGCCTCCTTGATGAAGAGCTTGAAAAGCGTTGAAATCCGGCTTAATGTGGATGAAGTCAAAGGTGCTTTGCGGCCCAGCGAAGAGGACATGGAGCCTGTGCCGGCATCTTCCCCCAAGAACAAAAGTCCCCGGAAGGAAGACAAATTGTCACCCCATTTCATAAAGACAGAGGCAGAAGACCCCTTCCAGGAAGCAGAGAAGGATCTGGCTTGTGAGTCAACGCAGTCTCCTGAAGCAGACCGGCTGGCCAAGCAGATCGAGCTGGAGCAGGCCGTGGAGAATATTGCAAAGCTCACCGAAAGCCAGACGATTGCAGCCTACAAGGAACAGGCGGCTGAAGTGTCAGACGTTCGCCCGGAGGAAGACGGGGACAAGCCTGCTCATCAGGCCAGCGAAACAGAACTTGCAGCCGCCATTGGCTCCATCATCTATGACATCTCTGGAGAGGCTGAAAGTTTCCCTGCTCCACCAACATATCCTACCGAATCCGAATCGGAAATGCCCGCAGAACCGTTGGTGCTCCCACCCGCACGAGAAGAGATGGAGCCTGAAACTGATCAAGCCGTGAGCAATATCTTGGAGTCGGAAGCCACTTCAGCTGAGCAGCCCGCCCCACCGGGCCCTGGCACTGCCCCAGAGGCAGACTCTGTCAAAGAGGCGGAAGTGAGTGTGAGTGAATCCTCCAATTCAGCACAAGAAGCAGAACCCTTGCAAGAGGCCGACATGGCTCGGAAGGAACGGGGCCGCCAGAAAACCAGCCGGCCAAGGCGCAAGCGGAGCACAAGCAAGAAAGGGGATGCAGCAGCAGAACCGAGGGCTGTTGAGCCCGAACGTATACAAAGCAAATCTCCAGTGGCCAACGAGGTTAAAGGGAAGTCAGAAGGAGCCTCGAAAGAAGAGAGTCAAGAGAAAAGCTCTCCTCTGGCTTCCCAGCCGGGTCCCCCTGATGCCGGCAAGGCTGCATCCCTGGAGGGGGCTTCTCCAGaacctcctgtggcagagagcaccCCCATGCCCAAAGCAGTGGACCTGCTATCTCCGCCGGTTCCTGTTGAAGAGGTGAGCCAGAGTGGCTTCAAACTACAGCCGGGGGCTGACAGTGCTCCAGTGACTCCTCCGCCAGGCACCCCCAATACACctctgccagcagcagcagccccacctTCAGCTGCAGCAAAGCCTGTCCCCGCAGGGTCTGCCCCCCTTCACTCCAGCACAGCAAAGGTGACTGAGTGGATTGTGAAGCACGAGGAGGCCCGGGCCCGCTCCACCCCACCACCGGCTCTCCCCCCTGACACAAAGGCATCGGATATAGACACAAATTCCAGCACGCTGAGGAAAATACTGATGGAGCCCAAGTACGTCGCTGCAACCAGCGTGGCATCAACAACACATGTCACGGCTGCCATAGCCGAGCCTGTGAGTTCGCCTCGCCTGGTGGAGGAAGATCCTCCACCCCCTCCAGCAGAGGTTGTCCGGCCAGGATCAGAAGACAAGCCAGCTGTCCCAGCCATGAATGCTTTGGAGCCGCCAGTGGCAGAGGCCCCCGTTTTCACTGAGAAGGAGAAGGTCATCACTGTCATTGCTCCCAAGGCCACTTCTGTGATAAGCAGGATGCCCCACAGCATTGACCTCGAGGAAACCCCACGGATAGCACTGGTGAAGCAAGCGCCCCAGACGTGCCTAGTCAACGCCCTCTCGCCAAAATACAAGCAGAGGCCAAGTACCAATGACAACAGCCGGTTCCATCCGGGATCCATGTCCGTAATTGAAGATCGGCCGGTGGAGACAGGGTCCAGCCCAGGCCTTCGCGTCAACACATCAGAAGGCATTGTGCTCCTGAGCTATTCTCAGCAGAAGACGGAAGGCCAGCAGCGGATCACAGCAAAGATTAGCCAGATCCCCCCAGCAAGCGCAGTGGACATTGAATTCCAGCAGTCGGTGTCCAAGTCCCAGATCAAGCAAGAACCTCTTGGCCCCTCTCAGCCAATCCCAAAGGGCTCTCAGGCGCCAACGGGGTACGGGAGTGTCTCAGCCCCATCGTCACTTGTGCTGGGAGCTCAGCAGTACAGCCCTTCCCCTGTACTTTCCTCCATCAAGCAGGAACGGGGCAGCCTGGAAAAATCTGAGCCCCTGCACCTCTCTGTCCAGGCGCCCACTTCTCAGTCGGGGCCAGTCAAAGTCCTTTCCCAGTCTGCCAACACTCCATCCATCCTCGTCCACAACCAGATGGTGCTCCCACCGAGCATTGCTTCTTCCACCAACAAAAAGCTTCCAGACCCAGGTGCCCTGAAAGTGGAGACCAAGACTCTTCAGCCTTCGAGCTTGAGCCCCGGGGTTGGGCCTCATCACCCCTCCTTGTCTAGCAAGATACACCCAGAGGCCAATCATGTGAGTGCAGGGCCCAGCACCCCAGCGGAGCGGGTGGTGTCTCACTTGGGGGTCACGAAGCAGGAGCCTCTCTCTCCGCGGACAAGTGGGCACTCTCCGTCTCCCTTCCCAAGGGCTTGTCATCCGGGTGGCCCTTCTTCCCCAGCCCTGTCTGGGAACAACTCCATGCTAGGGATCCAGGGGTCTCCTTGCCCTGGGATCCCGGTGCCTCAATACATCTCCAGCATGCACCCCGAGCAGTCTGTGATCATGCCCCCACACAGTGTCACCCAGACGGTCTCCCTGGGGCACCTCTCGCAAGGGGAGGTCAGGATGAACACCCCTCCTCTGCCAGGCATGCCTTACAGCATCCGTCCCGAAGCGCTTCACTCCCCAAGGGCGGCTCTGCAGCCGCAGCGGTCCAGCACGCCGCAGCCAGCCCCCATCCGAGAGATCGTCATGCCGCCTCTGTCTTCCCAGCATTCCTCCGAAGAGGAGATGCACTACCACCACACGGTGTGCCGCGGGTCTGCCCCCGTACAGTCGGACGTGCTTGTCATGCAGCCGGACTACCGCTTGCACCCCTCCGGCATTCGGATCGACCAGTACAACGTGCCCCGGGACGTGCGGATGATGATGCACCCACACATGGCTGCAGTGGGGGGCGACCATCACCCAGAGACCCGGCAGTCCCGCACACCAGAAGGGAGGTCTGTGAAGACGCCCCCTGCCACAAAGACTCTCCCATCAGGCAAAGAGGCACCCAAGGCCTCGGAAGTCAAGATGGCTCACTCCCCGCACAGTGAGTCCCGCCTCCTCAGTGGCCAGCTGCCAGGACTCCCTCTGACGCAACCAGTTGTCGTCCCTCACGGCGTGCAGATCATGCACCCGGCGGGCACCTCCTTCCACGATTACAGGACGGTCTACGGGGACATGAGGAGCTACCATCCAGCAGCTCAGCTTGGTCATCCTCAGTTTTCCGGGGCGTCGCCAATTGGGCTGCCTTCTCGGAGTATGACCCCCTCTCAG GGTCTGCCAGAAGGGGAGCACACCCACCCCAACCAGCCAGCTCATAGCAAGACTCCCCAGCTCTCCCAGGAGCCCAAGGGAGCCCAGGCGGCAGGACCAGACCCCACTCACCACCCAGTGGCTGTCAACCGGCACATCCAGCAGATCGACCCCCACTTGCACCTTCAGCGCAGCCAGGCGGATGCAGGCCAGACCTCCTACCCGTCTCCCGTCGCTATCTCTGTCAAGCAGGAACTCCCATCCCCACATCAGGCCCCAGTGCAGAAGCCGGCGCTCTTTATCCCAACCACCTCGGGGCCTGGGGCTCCTCCGGGGTTGCCCCTCTCGCGGCCCGAGCCCCAGTCGGTGCTCAAGCAAGACCTTGCACCTCATCCTGTTTCCCAGAGACCGGTGGACATGGTCCAGCTGCTGACC AAATACCCCATTGTCTGGCAGGGGCTCCTGGCCTTGAAGAATGACACGGCGGCCGTCCAGCTGCACTTTGTCTCCGGCAATAACGTCCTGGCACACCGCTCCTTGCCAGCCCCAGAAGGGGGACCTCCCCTGAGGATTGCTCAGCGCATGAGGCTGGAAGCATCACAGTTGGAGGGTGTGGCGCGCAGGATGATG GTGGAGAGCGACTATTGCCTGCTGCTGGCCTTGCCTTGTGGACGAGACCAAGAGGATGTCGTGAACCAGACGGAGTCGCTCAAGGCAGCCTTCATTAGCTACCTGCAAGCCAAGCAAGCCGCTGGCATCATCAATGTTCCCAACCCCGGCTCCAACCAG CCCGCCTACGTCCTACAGATCTTCCCACCCTGTGAGTTCTCTGAGAGTCATCTCTCCCGCCTCGCCCCGGACCTCCTTGCCAGTATCTCAAACATCTCTCCTCACCTGATGATTGTCATTGCATCGGTCTGA